In one Culex quinquefasciatus strain JHB chromosome 2, VPISU_Cqui_1.0_pri_paternal, whole genome shotgun sequence genomic region, the following are encoded:
- the LOC6038730 gene encoding C-type lectin domain family 18 member C codes for MSFQAVSSVLALALVVLAASSSAAKNSTLDISSRAGFANSYQRYFVYNDEPVTFFEAWHKCRAHGLRLASVHSALDDVKLMVAIAQEDINQRGPWWIAGTDLGKPGSFVWITGNKRIDGRVGYTNFAAGQPENLSGTGHCLVAGGAGGTQWNNVDCGSKSRYICELDKCDC; via the coding sequence ATGTCTTTCCAAGCAGTTTCATCAGTTCTGGCTCTAGCTCTGGTAGTTCTGGCCGCGTCCAGCTCAGCCGCCAAGAACTCCACACTGGACATCTCGTCCCGAGCCGGCTTCGCCAACTCGTACCAGCGCTACTTTGTCTACAACGACGAACCGGTGACCTTCTTCGAGGCCTGGCACAAGTGCCGAGCGCACGGACTCCGGCTGGCCTCGGTCCATTCGGCGCTGGATGACGTCAAACTGATGGTGGCTATTGCTCAGGAGGACATCAACCAGCGGGGACCGTGGTGGATCGCCGGAACGGATCTCGGCAAGCCGGGAAGCTTCGTGTGGATCACCGGTAACAAGCGGATTGACGGCCGGGTCGGTTATACGAACTTTGCCGCGGGACAACCGGAAAACTTAAGTGGAACTGGGCACTGCTTGGTGGCGGGAGGTGCAGGTGGAACGCAGTGGAACAATGTGGACTGTGGAAGCAAAAGCAGGTATATCTGCGAGCTGGATAAGTGTGATTGTTGA
- the LOC6038731 gene encoding perlucin — protein sequence MSPKLALVTVILAISLATSYSAVPIQNGTSAVTPLPVRVNTPYFRVNTPYFRVNTPYFRAAHFPNQRYFVFNNRQVTFFEAWHQCASIGLRLASVNSAEDDTALRLALRAADSNEVGPWWIAGTDLGKTGHFVWITTMKPLGYRTGYTNFGPGQPDNAGGVEHCVEAGWRSGTTWNDRNCEVRNRYVCETYTSEYC from the coding sequence ATGTCTCCCAAACTCGCTCTTGTAACGGTGATCCTGGCCATCTCCCTGGCCACCTCCTACTCAGCAGTTCCAATCCAAAACGGAACATCGGCGGTTACACCACTACCTGTCAGGGTCAACACTCCGTATTTCCGGGTCAACACTCCGTATTTCCGGGTCAACACTCCGTACTTCCGGGCAGCCCACTTCCCCAACCAGCGGTACTTTGTCTTCAACAACCGGCAGGTGACCTTCTTCGAGGCTTGGCACCAGTGTGCATCGATCGGACTGCGGCTGGCCTCGGTCAACTCGGCGGAAGATGACACCGCTCTGAGGTTGGCCCTCCGTGCCGCGGACTCGAACGAGGTTGGGCCGTGGTGGATCGCCGGCACGGACCTGGGCAAGACGGGACACTTTGTGTGGATTACGACGATGAAGCCGCTGGGTTACAGGACGGGATATACGAACTTTGGTCCCGGTCAACCTGATAATGCTGGAGGTGTAGAACACTGCGTTGAAGCGGGATGGCGCAGCGGAACAACCTGGAACGATAGGAACTGTGAGGTCAGGAATCGGTACGTGTGTGAGACGTACACTTCGGAGTATTGTTAA